The segment cggccctgaaaaaatgcgtacagcttatagtaaaaaaattttttcatcacctgacccctatatatatatttctgggtcctagtGATTCGGTTCTAAACTCTGCTCTGATGGAGTCAGTTCCACAAATGTAATAGGCGAAAAATAGATAGTGAATTTTATATagagtttattatatatagaaaagttcctagaaaataatgaaatagatATAATAGACTGCTGCAACGAAAAAGAATACAAAAACATAAAAGAGATGAAGAAAAAAGCGAGAGAGATATTAAATGGAAAGGAGTTACGTGGAcgataaatcatcaaattgaGATAATAGATGAAGCGCTATTagttaatgaatataatttaatttggaagaaaaaaattataactggAGGATTTCGAAAATGAAGAAAGAAAGTTACTGACGTGATATGGAAAAACAAAATTCTCAATAGCGAAAAATTagatgatttatttatgtataattttagaaaagaaTTCGACTGGCAATCGACTTTTGAATTTGTCAGTAACCGCATAAATTTTACTCAAAGACAATGCAATCAAAAAGATACGAAGGATAGAtcttattgaataaaaaatctattaaaagaattacCAACTTAGGATActctttttaaaagaaacacTGACAAAATAGAAAATGATATATGTAAAAGATGTGGGAAAAATGAGAAAGAAACTTGGGAACATATTTGGCTATGTGAAGATAATGTGTTCACAATAGATGAAATTGTACAAGAATCAATATATAGGTTTGAAAAACGGTTAGAAGACGATAacaaaaatgatgaaattaaaattttaaggaattataattttaatcttagAACACCCTTCGATAATATTGAGAGGAAAAAGTCGAATATGGGAGATACTTAGAGAAGTGTACAATGAAAATTTCAACAAATTGacgaataaaaaagaagaaaaagcaGTAATTAAATTATGGAATTGGCTCTTTTACGAAATGATCGCCAAAAGTGACACTATTACACTGCATTTCTTTTGTTATCCGGATTTAGTCTTGTTTTACACAACACAAATCACCTGATTATTGCATTATATATAATTCGCTCTATGCagagataaaatttttctttctgtTTTTCCTGCAAAATATATTTCCCACAATCCTTACTCcacctttttttattagtatttattattaattacttattttacttttaatcaATTCTTATTGAATTGCAAATGAGTCAAATTATAAggaaattattattgtcattTCGTAATGATAAGTGTGAAAGTTGCGGAAATGATCATTGTTATGTAAAacattttcagaaaaattttaaaaattggaccagtggcaatgataatattgataaatctattcaagatactcagctatCAGCTCATAATGATGTGAAgaaagcattagaatggataccttatgataaatttcacaatattaaatatattgcaaaagatgaatttggcgaaatatatatagcaaattggattgatggaaaaaTACGTTATTGGGATGTtgcaaatcaaaattggagaagaaataatcataatatgtTTGTAAATTTGAAGAGTTTAAATATACCAAACAttcttatattattagaatctGTAAGTGAGGTATTATAAGCTTGTTAACaagattataattaatttttttctaacatattattattatatttgtagattaaaagagatgaattttatggaataactcagaatccagaaacaaaaaattacatgatagtttttaataatatatgtaaaaaatgccATGAAAATtgttattcaatatattttcaacaaaatttcaattattggactagtgataataatgatattgataaatttattcaagatactcagctatCAGCTCATAATGATGTGAAgaaagcattagaatggataccttatgataaatttcacaatattaaacatattgcAAAAGATGAATTTGGCGAAATATATATAGCAAATTGTATTGATGGAAATATACGTTATTGGGATgttgcaaataaaaatttgagaagaaataatcataatatgtTTGTAAATTTGAAGAGTTTAAATATTCCAAACAttcttatattattagaatctGTAAGTGAGGTATGATAAGCTTGTTAACaagattataattaatttttttctaacatattattattatatttgtagattaaaagagatgaattttatggaataactcagaatccagaaacaaaaaattacatgatagtttttaataatatatgtaaaaaatgccATGAAAATtgttattcaatatattttctacaaaatttcaattattggactagtgataataatgatattgataaatttattcaagatactcagttATCAACTCATTATAATGTGAAgaaagcattagaatggataccttatgataaatttcataatattaaatatattgcaaaagatgaatttggcgaaatatatatagcaaattggattgatggaaatatACGTTATTGGGATGTtgcaaatcaaaattggataaGAAATAATCATATGTttgtaaatttgaaaagtttaaatactCCAAACATTCCTATATTAGAATCTGTAAATGAGGTATGATAAGCTTGTTGAcaagattataattattttttttttaacatattattattatatttgtagattaaaagagatgaattttatggaataactcagaatccagaaacaaaaaattacatgatgGTTTTGATTAATATATGTGAAGAGTGtgataaaatatgtaattcaatacattttcaacgaaattttaaaagttggACTAGTGacaatgatgatattgataaatttattcaggATACTCAGCTATCAGCTCATAATGATGTGAAgaaagcattagaatggataccttatgataaatttcacaatatcaaatatattgcaaaagatGAATTTGGAGAAATATATAaggcaaattggattgatggaaatataagttattggaataataaaaatgaaaattggaTAAGAAGTCATCATGATATGTttgtaaatttgaaaagtttaaatattccagaaaattttacatcagaatttataaataaggtatgaCAAGCTTATTAACAAgattataagtattttttttctaacatattattacatttgtaGATTAAAGgatatgaaatttatggaataactcaggatccaaaaaaacaaaattatgtGATGGTTTTGGgtgatatatgtaaaaaatgtaatgaaaaatgtaattcaatatattttcaacgaaatttcaattattggactagtgataatgatgatattgataaatttattcaagacaCTCAGCTATCAGCTCATAATAATGTGAAtaaagcattagaatggataccttatgataaattttgcAATATCAAACATATTGCAAAAGGtgaatttaacaaaatatacatagcaaattggattgatggaaatatAAGTTATTGGAGTTATTGGGATGATGCAAATCAAAATTTGGAAAGAACTAATCATAATATGTTTGTAAATTTGAAGAGTTTAAATACTCCAGAAAATcttacattagaatttataaataaggtatgaCAAGCTTATTAACAAgattataagtattttttattctaacaTATTATTACATTGGTAGATTAAAAGAGAGCgtgaattttatggaataactcagaatccagaaacaaaaaattacatgatggttttaaataatatatgtgaAAAGTGTAATTCAATATGCAATACAATATACTTTCaacgaaattttaaaagttggactagtggtaataatgatattgataagatTATTCAAGATGCACAACTATCAGCTCATGAAAATGCAGGAAAtgtattagaatggataccttatgataaattttataatattaaatatattgcaaaaggtgGATTTGGCAAAGTGTATAAAGcgaattggattgatggacgTATATGGGATTGGaatgataaaaatcaaaattgggaaAGATATGGTAAAAATATGGTTGTGGCgttgaaaagtttaaataattcgaaaaatgttacatttgaattcatgaatgaggtataatttatttttatttgatcgtttaatgaaattctaaaattttaatcgtATTAATAGTTATTTCTGTATTTAGATAACATCTCATCACAAAGTAAGTAATGATATTATCAttggattttatggaataactcaagatccggaaacaaaaaattatatgatggttttggaATATGCAACAAATGGAaatttacgaaattatttagacacaaattataataaattaagttgggaaagaaaaattagagaTTTATGTGATGTTGCAAAGGGACTTGAATccattcataataataatctaattcATCGAGATTTACATATTGGTAATATACTAATGGGTAATGATACAGTTTATATAactgatatgggattatgtaaacctgcGGATTATAATGCATCAGTAAATGCAAAAAACAACGCGTATGGTGTATTACCATATATAGCTCCTGAAATTTTAAGAGGAGAAAATTATACCGAAGCttcagatatttatagttctggaataattatgtatgaagTAATTTCTGGGTTACCTCCATATCACGATATCAGCCATGATCAatatttagcaataaaaatttgtcaaggacttagaccaagatttaatattaaagtaccccaatttattattgatttagttaaaaattgcTTAGATGCAAACCCATTAAATCGACCAACagcaaaagaaatttatgaaatttttaaccCATGGAGTTTAACAGCAGAATTACGAGAACAAATTAGTAAAGCGGACGAAATAAACAAcaattcatcaaataataaaatactttcaaCTAATTTAGGATTATCATATAAAACACATTCGGAAGCTTTTTATGCGAGTAGATtgcttaattttgataatcttcctgaaccaaaaaattccGACGATTATTATGaacataatgataatataataagcaaGGAATTTTCaggtattatttaataattttgttaattaaaatgCAAGTTTTAAAGATACTACTAATAaacttttcatttattaaatagaatctttacaaattgatattgctcaattgaatatttagttgtaaatttttaattaatatagttaatgattaatatttcttattattcatgttcaatttgttgttttattttttttttttagctttaaaaTATCGAATTCAATAAGCACAGAAAAAGTTTTGAACAAAACTCTTTTAGTTTCTAGTTACcaatattataagtattattgtatttattatgattagtATACATtgatattactatttttttttttatataaatcattaaatcattaCAATTTAAAACTCTGTTTAACGTTGGTTTTTTTAACTTCATCATTAAaacattttgaaatattttttttttacttttctttaCTAATTGaagagcaaaaaaaaaaatttttttttattattagtgcTAAATAgggttttaaattttaaggacagttatttaaattgtatattcatttgtattattttattggttaaataaattattaaaattctaagCAAATACGAGACgtgaaaagattttaaaaaagtgaagtaattaatgcacaatttgaactttttaaattattttacagcAGATTTTGTACATGAATAGGCAAGGTTTTCAGAtcttatatgaatttattttattaatctttatcatcaaacaatataaaaaagcatAAACCGCTTATCTTCCCATTTTAACAATAAACACTGACCAAAAGTgtgaattcttttttaataatgaagagTCGAAAGTAAAGATATCGCTGAGAATTTATTCTTGCGCCATATAAAAACAACTTTactaattatttcaattaaaaacgTTAATTGAACTTAATTTTAAGCGATCTAATAGAATAACTAAAAGATATCAacaactttataatttatacatataaaatattgtttaacTCTAGAAATTTGAATTAGTACCTTTAACCAATATAAAACTTCACATATGacatttatgtatttataaaagCAAAATGTTACAATCCTTCTCAAAAAactaatctaaattaaatacttGCTATAAGATCATTGTTtcataatttagaaaaagctattaataatattaatataaaagtacaGACTTTCAAAAACTGTAATCTTCAATAAATGAttaagtattaattatttactatgctagtaataaataaatgggtTATCATCTAAAGGATAACAACCATTTGTTTATGGATAACATAGTAAATACTAACTCCTGGACACGGACATCTAGGCATCTAATTGATCAATGATCACCATATTATCAGCTTgacgaaacttttttttgtttcttctttcCTTTAGTTTTTACAATTTCCTTAAAAATGGCAAGCAAGAACgtcttttaaagaaaaattcatgttACCTCTTATAGatttaaatagaaatacaCTCAATATTTCATCTCAAAATGCGACTCTTTATTTGGAGGAATTGTAATACAActataaattttagttaataaaaacttAACACAAATTTAAgatgtattataataataacatcaataaaaaattgataaattatattcaattagACCATATATAACTATTACAAACTATAACTTAGTTATTATACTGAATacctaatttataaaatggcaaaaaaaattctagatAATCATTAGTGAGCAGGGGATAAATTTTCTATGTATTTAATGCATGACCACTTTTAtgccctataagaaatatgtatacggaaaggatacgttttgtatacattttatgtacgtttctatagattccgtatacaaattccgtatatttaataagcaattcatttttgaacattttttaaaaaaactaatgtataagaaatgtatacggaaaaaattaatcatacggaatgtatacggaatttttaaacttaatatttttagaaaataattttacaaaaattccgtatcataacacgagatcacatgattgtttattgttttgttatgatacgtttttagttttttatataaacccttactttgatgagtttgatcttccgatcttcctttctgtctttcctttcctttctctttctcttgtcttatttttgttattttttctaaatttttcttctttcttcgtcaccttttaaaaataatttttttttttcgtaccctcactttaaaaaaaattttttttcgccactcctttgaaaaaaaattttttcttttattcccactcttctttttttttaaaaaaaatttcttctttctatttctatttcctctttataaaaaaatttttatttttctaactttgacgacctccctttaaaaaaaaaattttttttaactttcctaacttcgttacccctctttttaaaaaaattttttttttggtttattctttattcccctttcttctttatttatatttaatttcataggccagttttttttgtgagaatattcagtttcttttttgtagatcagtttgggagtcctttttttttgtaggatgattcagaatttttttctttttttaggtcagttcaaattttcttgtttttttgtaagttgtgttcagattcttttctttttgtaggttgtttcagttttgttgcttcagagtcttctttttttgtaggtcagttttggatttaatttgttgttttggtttctttttcattagacgcctcataattcttttcttttatgtaggtcagacattctggagttctctttctttttttgtaggaatgctgacttttggtgacttggacgattgcagatactatattagggggggttttgtttccaatcttttttttgttcttttaggttgtttgactccaaatgaacctgaacttatagataattttggttgcaatagg is part of the Rhizophagus irregularis chromosome 2, complete sequence genome and harbors:
- a CDS encoding uncharacterized protein (SECRETED:cutsite_VAS-ES; SECRETED:prob_0.2142); SECRETED:SignalP(1-17); translated protein: MIQNFFLFLGCFSFVASESSFFVGQTFWSSLSFFVGMLTFGDLDDCRYYIRGGFVSNLFFVLLGCLTPNEPELIDNFGCNRWF